A window of Acidimicrobiales bacterium contains these coding sequences:
- a CDS encoding SulP family inorganic anion transporter, which produces MSSLAFRDTWLRNPRVELLSGLVVALALIPEAISFSIIAGVDPKVGLYASFSIAIIISIAGGRSGMISAATGAMALIVVPLVEEHGVAYLFAATVLAGILQIAFGYLGVGALMRFVPRTVMVGFVNALAILIFLAQVPHILLSDEDDRSQLGMNLLVIAVGLAIIYGLPRITTAIPSPLVAIVVLAGSVTVLDVDLPTVGDMGELPSALPVLSLPDVPFTMESFTIILPFAVTLALVGLLESLLTAQLLDDMTDTQSDKNVESRGQGIANVATGFLGGMAGCAMIGQSMINHRSGGRSRLSTLASGVFLLILILGLGDLVAQIPMAALVAVMIMVSVGTFNWRSVAPMVLRRAPRTETAVMVTTVAIVVLTHNLAYGVGVGVVLSAVFFARHVSSVVKVTSVVDPDNVERLYAVSGELFFASTNDLVHAFDYDSVEVSRVEIDLSAARIWDTSAVAALDAVVAKFADRGIDAELIGLNRHAERLHARTSGTLSDH; this is translated from the coding sequence TTGTCTTCTCTCGCATTTCGTGACACCTGGCTTCGCAACCCGCGGGTCGAGTTGTTGTCGGGCCTGGTGGTGGCGCTCGCGCTGATCCCCGAGGCCATCTCTTTCTCGATCATCGCCGGCGTCGACCCCAAGGTCGGCCTCTACGCGTCGTTCTCGATCGCGATCATCATCTCGATCGCCGGCGGACGATCCGGCATGATCTCGGCGGCAACGGGCGCGATGGCCCTGATCGTCGTGCCGCTGGTCGAGGAACACGGTGTCGCCTACCTCTTCGCCGCGACGGTGCTCGCCGGCATTCTCCAGATCGCCTTCGGCTACCTGGGGGTGGGTGCCCTCATGCGCTTCGTGCCCCGCACCGTCATGGTCGGCTTCGTCAACGCGCTGGCGATTCTCATCTTCCTGGCCCAGGTGCCGCACATCCTGCTGTCCGACGAGGACGACCGCAGCCAACTGGGCATGAACCTCCTCGTCATCGCCGTCGGCCTCGCGATCATCTACGGGCTGCCCCGGATCACGACGGCCATCCCTTCACCGCTCGTGGCCATCGTGGTGCTCGCCGGTTCCGTGACCGTGCTCGATGTCGACCTGCCGACCGTCGGCGACATGGGCGAGCTTCCGTCGGCGTTGCCGGTGCTGTCCCTTCCCGACGTGCCCTTCACGATGGAGTCGTTCACGATCATCCTGCCGTTCGCCGTCACGCTGGCGCTCGTCGGGCTGCTCGAGTCGCTGCTCACCGCGCAGCTGCTCGACGACATGACCGATACGCAGTCCGACAAGAACGTCGAGTCCCGTGGCCAGGGCATCGCCAACGTCGCCACCGGGTTCCTCGGCGGCATGGCGGGCTGCGCCATGATCGGTCAGTCGATGATCAACCATCGCTCCGGTGGACGCAGTCGGCTGTCGACGCTGGCCTCCGGCGTGTTCCTGCTGATCCTGATCCTCGGTCTCGGCGACCTCGTCGCGCAGATTCCCATGGCCGCCCTCGTTGCGGTGATGATCATGGTGTCGGTCGGCACGTTCAACTGGCGCAGCGTCGCCCCTATGGTGCTCAGGCGGGCGCCGCGCACCGAGACGGCGGTGATGGTCACCACCGTGGCCATCGTCGTGCTCACCCACAACCTGGCCTACGGGGTGGGTGTCGGCGTGGTGCTGTCGGCAGTGTTCTTCGCCCGTCATGTGTCGAGCGTGGTCAAGGTGACCAGCGTCGTCGATCCCGACAATGTCGAGCGGCTCTACGCCGTCAGTGGCGAGCTCTTCTTCGCGTCGACCAACGATCTCGTCCACGCCTTCGACTACGACTCGGTCGAGGTGTCACGCGTGGAGATCGACCTCAGCGCCGCGCGGATCTGGGACACCTCCGCGGTCGCGGCGCTCGACGCCGTCGTCGCCAAGTTCGCCGACCGGGGTATCGACGCGGAGCTCATCGGTCTCAATCGCCATGCGGAGCGTCTCCATGCCCGCACGTCGGGCACGCTCTCGGACCACTGA
- a CDS encoding P-II family nitrogen regulator — protein sequence MKLITAVIKPFKLEDVKSALAEVGVQGMTVSEVQGFGRQGGHSETYRGTEYRVTFTPKTRIEVLADDAQADAVVDAIIASAKTEKIGDGKVWVTPVETLARIRTGERGAEAV from the coding sequence GTGAAGTTGATCACCGCTGTCATCAAGCCCTTCAAGCTGGAGGACGTGAAGTCCGCCCTCGCTGAAGTGGGTGTCCAGGGCATGACCGTGTCCGAGGTCCAGGGTTTCGGCCGTCAGGGAGGCCACAGCGAGACCTACCGAGGCACCGAGTACCGCGTCACCTTCACGCCGAAGACTCGTATCGAGGTCCTGGCCGATGACGCACAGGCCGACGCCGTGGTCGATGCCATCATCGCCTCGGCCAAGACCGAGAAGATCGGTGACGGCAAGGTCTGGGTCACCCCGGTCGAGACGCTCGCCCGCATCCGCACCGGCGAGCGCGGCGCCGAAGCCGTCTGA
- a CDS encoding acyl-CoA dehydrogenase family protein translates to MDFDDTPEEASWRNECNVFLAAHAELKPEKSDLGQSYWARTRSSEEEAAYDRKCRAWQRTKFDQGWAGLTWPVEFGGRGLSSHFAGIFAQEEARYDLPQGQFAQSIGMAGPTIIAHGTDAQKARYLTPMLTGEETWCQLFSEPGAGSDLAGLRTSGVVDGEEMIVNGQKVWTSNAVESAYGMLLVRTDVDQPKHRGITYLVVDMASPGIDIRPLKQPTGRSEFNEVFLDDVRVPMANVIGEVNAGWGPILTTLTNERTGIAGQTAMIPELIALARTFGVADDPVVRQELARLHTVAETIKFLGYRVRTAASRGEMPGPESSVLKLANSRRIEMMGDLSMAIMGAKATLYGDDAEMGGFWQNYSFLGQWMSRIGGGTDQVQRNIMGENVLGLPQEPRPDKGVPFRDIPS, encoded by the coding sequence ATGGACTTCGACGACACGCCAGAGGAAGCGAGCTGGCGCAACGAGTGCAACGTCTTCCTCGCCGCCCATGCCGAGCTGAAGCCGGAGAAGTCCGATCTGGGTCAGAGTTACTGGGCCCGTACCCGCTCGTCCGAGGAGGAGGCCGCCTACGACCGGAAGTGTCGGGCGTGGCAGCGCACGAAGTTTGACCAGGGATGGGCCGGGCTGACCTGGCCGGTCGAGTTCGGCGGTCGTGGACTCTCGAGCCACTTCGCCGGCATCTTCGCCCAGGAGGAGGCCCGCTACGACCTGCCCCAGGGCCAGTTCGCCCAGTCGATCGGCATGGCCGGTCCGACGATCATCGCCCACGGCACCGACGCCCAGAAGGCCCGCTACCTCACCCCGATGCTGACGGGCGAGGAGACCTGGTGTCAGCTGTTCTCCGAGCCCGGCGCCGGCTCGGATCTCGCCGGTCTGCGCACCTCGGGGGTGGTCGACGGCGAGGAGATGATCGTCAACGGGCAGAAGGTGTGGACCTCGAACGCGGTGGAGTCGGCCTACGGCATGCTGCTCGTTCGTACCGATGTCGACCAGCCCAAACACCGGGGCATCACGTACCTCGTCGTCGACATGGCCTCCCCGGGTATCGACATCCGGCCGCTGAAGCAGCCGACCGGCCGTTCCGAGTTCAACGAGGTGTTCCTCGACGACGTCCGGGTGCCGATGGCCAACGTGATCGGCGAAGTGAACGCCGGTTGGGGTCCGATCCTCACCACGCTCACCAACGAGCGCACCGGCATCGCCGGCCAGACGGCGATGATCCCGGAGCTCATCGCTCTGGCCCGCACCTTCGGCGTGGCCGACGACCCCGTCGTGCGCCAGGAGCTGGCCCGCCTCCACACCGTCGCCGAGACCATCAAGTTCCTCGGCTATCGGGTACGAACCGCGGCCTCCCGGGGCGAGATGCCGGGTCCCGAGAGCTCGGTGCTCAAGCTGGCCAACAGTCGTCGTATCGAGATGATGGGCGACCTGAGCATGGCGATCATGGGCGCCAAGGCCACGCTTTACGGCGACGACGCCGAGATGGGTGGCTTCTGGCAGAACTACTCGTTCCTGGGCCAGTGGATGAGCCGCATCGGCGGCGGCACCGACCAGGTGCAGCGCAACATCATGGGCGAGAACGTGCTCGGGTTGCCTCAGGAACCCCGCCCCGACAAGGGCGTGCCCTTCCGCGACATCCCGAGCTGA
- a CDS encoding SDR family oxidoreductase: MGSVDGRVVIVTGAARGLGRAHALAFAAEGAKVVVNDLGVERDGSAGTSDAANEVVEEIVAAGGEAVANAADVADWGQAQTMVQQAIDAFGRLDTLVCNAGFLRDRMLAGMSEDEWDSVTRVHLKGHFAPARHAIEYWRDQSKAGNQIDARVVNTSSGAGLAGSIGQGNYATAKAGIALLTIQQAAEWGRYGVNCNAIAPDARTRMTEGVFYSADIPDGFDEKAPENVSPLVVWLGSADCDITGRTFENTAGQLNVCDGWQKGPIESVGDRRMTVVEAGELAHRSIAGERPPQPVHGAQA, from the coding sequence ATGGGTTCAGTAGACGGCCGTGTCGTCATCGTCACCGGTGCGGCGCGAGGGCTCGGCCGCGCCCACGCACTGGCCTTCGCCGCCGAGGGTGCCAAGGTCGTCGTCAACGATCTCGGCGTCGAGCGTGATGGCAGCGCCGGCACCAGCGACGCAGCCAACGAGGTCGTCGAGGAGATCGTCGCGGCCGGCGGCGAGGCGGTCGCCAACGCGGCCGACGTCGCCGACTGGGGCCAGGCCCAGACGATGGTCCAGCAGGCCATCGACGCATTCGGTCGTCTCGACACCCTGGTGTGCAACGCCGGCTTCCTTCGCGACCGGATGCTCGCAGGCATGTCCGAAGACGAATGGGACTCGGTCACCCGCGTTCACCTCAAGGGGCATTTCGCCCCGGCCCGGCACGCCATCGAGTACTGGCGCGACCAGTCGAAGGCCGGAAACCAGATCGACGCGCGCGTGGTCAACACCTCGTCGGGCGCCGGGCTCGCCGGTTCGATCGGACAGGGCAACTACGCGACGGCGAAGGCGGGCATCGCCCTCCTGACCATCCAGCAGGCCGCCGAGTGGGGGCGCTATGGGGTGAACTGCAACGCGATCGCACCGGATGCCCGCACCCGCATGACCGAGGGCGTGTTCTACAGCGCCGACATCCCCGACGGATTCGACGAGAAGGCACCGGAGAACGTGTCGCCGCTCGTCGTCTGGTTGGGCAGCGCCGACTGCGACATCACCGGGCGCACCTTCGAGAACACCGCCGGCCAGCTCAACGTGTGCGACGGGTGGCAGAAGGGGCCGATCGAGTCGGTCGGCGATCGCCGCATGACCGTGGTCGAGGCGGGTGAACTGGCGCACCGCTCGATCGCCGGCGAGCGGCCGCCGCAGCCGGTCCACGGCGCGCAGGCCTGA
- a CDS encoding thiolase domain-containing protein, producing the protein MSRPCAVVGIGQTKYKRRRDELSLDGLVREAALRALDDANLTFADIDAVVLGKAPDALEGVVMPELSLADALGAVGKPIHRVHTAGSVGASTAISAAVLVESGRYDTVLTVTYEKQSEGNATWALSGGKSGGQGAGGTFAPWIREYIRRSKAPEHIGWTVAVKDRLNALKNPYAHLHLEDISIEKVRESPMLWDPLHFLESCPSSDGAAAMVLTSEDKVSRSPNKPAWVLAHAKRTEFSAFPGRDTVRIQAGLDCATELYKKAGITNPRKQIDVAEFYVPFSWYEPMWLEGHLIAEEGDGWKMTDEGATALDGDFPVNASGGVLSSNPIGASGMIRCLEAANQVRGTAGDYQVDGAKVALGHAYGGAAQYFAMWIVSSELQPDFS; encoded by the coding sequence ATGTCCCGTCCGTGCGCAGTGGTCGGAATCGGCCAGACGAAGTACAAGCGACGTCGCGACGAGCTTTCGCTCGACGGGCTCGTCCGTGAGGCCGCACTCCGTGCCCTCGACGACGCGAACCTGACGTTCGCCGACATCGATGCCGTCGTGCTCGGCAAGGCGCCCGACGCGCTCGAGGGCGTGGTCATGCCCGAGCTGTCGCTCGCCGATGCCCTCGGCGCCGTCGGCAAGCCCATCCATCGCGTCCACACGGCCGGTTCGGTCGGCGCGTCCACCGCCATCTCCGCCGCCGTACTGGTCGAGAGCGGTCGCTACGACACCGTGTTGACGGTCACCTACGAGAAGCAGTCCGAGGGCAACGCCACCTGGGCGCTCTCGGGCGGCAAGTCCGGCGGCCAGGGTGCCGGCGGCACGTTCGCCCCGTGGATCCGGGAGTACATCCGCCGCTCGAAGGCCCCCGAGCACATCGGATGGACAGTGGCGGTCAAGGACCGGCTCAATGCACTGAAGAACCCCTACGCCCATCTCCACCTCGAGGACATCTCGATCGAGAAGGTGCGCGAGTCGCCCATGCTGTGGGATCCGCTGCACTTCCTCGAGTCGTGCCCGTCCTCCGACGGTGCCGCGGCAATGGTGCTCACGAGCGAGGACAAGGTGTCCCGGTCGCCCAACAAGCCGGCATGGGTGCTGGCCCACGCCAAGCGCACCGAGTTCTCGGCCTTCCCGGGCCGAGACACCGTCCGTATCCAGGCCGGTCTCGATTGTGCCACGGAGCTCTACAAGAAGGCCGGCATCACCAATCCGCGCAAGCAGATCGACGTGGCCGAGTTCTACGTGCCCTTCAGCTGGTACGAGCCGATGTGGCTCGAGGGTCATCTGATCGCCGAAGAGGGCGACGGCTGGAAGATGACCGACGAAGGCGCCACGGCGCTCGACGGCGACTTCCCGGTGAATGCGTCCGGCGGCGTGTTGTCGTCGAACCCCATCGGTGCGTCGGGAATGATTCGCTGTCTCGAGGCGGCCAATCAGGTACGCGGCACCGCTGGCGACTATCAAGTCGATGGCGCGAAGGTCGCGCTCGGTCACGCCTACGGCGGGGCCGCGCAGTACTTCGCCATGTGGATCGTGTCGTCGGAACTGCAACCTGACTTCTCGTAG